The Paraburkholderia agricolaris genome includes the window ATGAACGACGACGGTACCATGTCGCGTCTGCCGCAACTGATCGAATTCGCCGAACACCATGGCCTGAAAATCGGCACGATTGCCGATCTGATCCACTATCGCAGTACGCACGAGTCGCTCGTCGAACGTGTCGGCGAGAGACCGTTGCACACGCCGTGGGGACCGTTTCGCGCCATTCAGTATCGCGACACCGTGCGTCAATCCACGCATCTGGCGTTGGTGCGCGGCACGCCAATGCCCCATGTGCCGGTGCTCACTCGCGTGCACGAATGCTTCTCGCTGCTCGACCTGCTCGATGCGGAACCCTCCGCGCATTCATGGCCGTTGCACGCGGCGCTGCAGAAAATCGATGCGGCGGGATGCGGCGTGGCGGTTCTGCTCGATTGCGACATGCGAACCGATGCCATGACCGGCAACAACAGCATGCCGGCGCGCAGGGACGGCAGACTCTCCGGGATTGGCTCGCAGATTTTGCGCGACCTCGGTGTGCGTCGATTGAATGTGTTGTCGAGTCCATTCAGGCTGCCGGCGCTGTCCGGGCACGAACTGGAAATCATGGCGTTCATTCCGCTTGGCGAAGCGGACCTGGAAAACCCGCACGCGTTCGACCGCATGTCTGGCGCGCCGAGGGCTGACGTGCCACTGAAACCCCCGGCTCTTCGATCCACCGCGGTGCTGCAGACAAGCGCTCAACCGGCATCGTACGAACTCGAAGCTTCTTCATGACGACTACCCCGATGACTCAACCTAATCAGCCCTATGTCGCTCTTGTCACCGGCGCCTCCCGCGGCGCCGGCAAGGGTATCGCGCTCGCCCTCGCCGCAACGGGTGCAACGGTCTATGTAACCGGACGCACCCAGCGCGAAGGCGATGCGCCCTTGCCCGGCACGGTGCACGCCACGGCAATCGAAATCGACAGGCTCGGCGGCAAGGGCATCGCCCTGACCTGCGATCACGCCGATGACCGGCAGGTAGCCGAAGTATTCGATTACATCCGGCACAACAGCGGGCGCCTCGACATCCTCGTCAACAATGCCACGGCGCTGCACGACGAACTGATTCGCCCGGCGCCGTTCTGGGAGAAACCGCTGGACCTCGTGGACATTCTCGATGTGGGTCTGCGCTCCGCCTATGTCGCGAGCTGGCACGCCGCGCGTTTGATGGCCGCGCAAGGCGATGGGCTGATCGCGTTCACGTCCTCGTTCGGCGCGAGCTGCTATATGCACGGCGCGGCGTATGGGGCGCAGAAAGTGGGCGTCGACAAATTCGCCAAGGACATGGCGGTCGATCTGAAATCGTATGGCGTTGCAGCGGTTTCCATCTGGATGGGCATGCTGCAAACCGAGCGCACCGCGCGCGTGATCGCCGCGCATCCCGAGCAATATGCCGGTTTCAGCGAACTCGCCGAGACCCCGCAATTCACCGGACGCCTGATCGACGCGTTGTATCGCGACCCGCAACGTCAACAGAAATCCGGCCTGGTGCTGGTCGGCGCCGAGCTTGCGCGCGAGTACGGCATCACTGAACTCGACGGTCGCCAGCCGCCCTCGCATCGCGAGGCGTTAGGCGGCCCGGTGCAGGCGCATCCGGCGATCGTGGCCTGATACAGAACGCCGGTGCGGTCGGCACGGCGGTTCTGAATGCCCCGCCGTGCCGTGCCACTTCGTGTCGTGTCGTGGCGTACGGTACGGGCGGCTAGAAACCGCTCACCACCATCGCATACACCAGCGCCGCACCGCCCACCGCGCCGAGGAAGGTGAAACACTGTTCGTCCGCACCCGAGCGGCGCGCCCAGATTCTTCCAGCCAGCGCGGCCAATCCGGTGATGCCCAGAAACAGCGACAGCGACGATCCGGCCGTGCACACCATGCCGGGAAACTCGTCGCTCCAGGCGCATGCGTAGAGCTGCCGCACGGATACGCCGACCACACCGATCGCCACCAGCAAACCGGCAACCAGTCCATCCCGCTGAACTCTGGATTTCATCTGCATTCCTCCCGCATCACACCCGTCCTCATCCTGCTTGTCCCCATCCCTATACGCGGCTCAAACGCCTGCCGCGCAGCTGTGCGCCTCGATACGACGGACAAAAAACCTCGTCGCGCCGCTCCCGGTTCATACCGTCATTGACGGCGATCGGAGGCATGCGGGCATCGTCCGGATGGACTAAGGGGATTGCCGGAGAGGGCTGACAGCAGGTCTGCCGACGGACCGACGGTGGGATCGCGAAAAGGAAATGCGCAGGATGTCGCGGAGAAAGCGGCGAAGGAATCGCGAGGAAACTATTGCGGCGGAGAACGGAAACCGTGACGGCAAGCGCCGTCACGTCCCCACATTAAGCATGCTGGCGTGCTTGTCAGGCCGTTTGCGGCCTACCCGCAAACCACGTCCCGATAGCATCTTCGATCGCACGCGCAGCGGACAACAACGCCGCCTCGCCGCGCGGCTTGCCGACGATCTGAATGCCGACCGGCAAGCCGCTCGCACTCATCCCGCACGGAATCGCGATGACCGGCATGCCGGTGAGCGTCAACGCGTAGGTGATCGCGAGCCAATCGATGTACGTCTCGAAGTGCCGGCCGGCGGCATCGCGGACATCGCGCGCTTCCACCGGGAACGGCAGCACGATGGAGGCCGGGCAGATCAACACGTCGTACCGCTGCAAGAGCGCGTTCATCTTGTGGAACAACGCGCTGCGCGTGCGCTGTGCGGCGAGCATCGCGGGGTTATCCACCCGCAGGCCGAACTCGATATTCCAGATCACGTCGGGGTTCAGCACATCACGATGCTGCGCCAGCACCTCTTCATAGTTCGCCGCGTACGAAATACCGCGCAGCGTATGGAAAGCCTGGGTTGCCGTGCTCAGATCGATATCGCTTTCATCCACTCCCACGCCGCAAGCGGCCAGGCGGTCCATCGCTTTGCGGCAGATCGCGAGAATTTCCGGCTCGGCCGCCGCGATACCCAGCCCTTCGCTGAACGCGACTCGCACCGGCCGCCGCGGACTGCGTGCATGATCCAGAAACGAGGTCGCCGGGTCGCCCAGAGACAAGGGCGCGCAAGCAAGCTCGCCGGACATCGCATCGAGTAACAGTGCGACATCCGTCACATTACGCGCCATCGGCCCATGAACGCTCATGGTCTCGTACGGGTTGGCAGCCGGCCCGTACGACACGCGCCCCGGCGTGGGACGCATGCCCACCACGCCGCAAAACGCCGAAGGCGTGCGCAACGACCCCGCCAGATCGGAACCTTGCGCGACCCATGCGGTGCCCGATGCCAACGCGGCCGCCGCGCCGCCGGACGAACCGCCCGCCGAGCGCGACAGGTCCCACGGATTGCGAGTCACGCCGAACACGCCGTTGTACGTATGACCGCCCGAGCCGAATTCCGGCGTGTTCGATTTCGCATAGACCACGCCGCCGCGCGCTTCAAGCAAGGTCACGCCAGCGTCGGATGTCTCCGGAATGCGGTCGCGATAGACGAGCGAACCGCGTGTGGTGCGTACCCCGGCGACATCGGTCAAATCCTTGATCGGCACCGGCAGCCCGCATAGCAGACCGCGCTCGGCGACCGGCTTGTTCAGCAGCGCATCGGCATGGGCATGGGCACGCTCGAAACACAGCGTGGGCAACGCGTTGACCCGCGGTTCGACGCGCGCCGCCTGGGCGGCCAGCGTGTCGAGCAGATCGTGCGGACTGACGGCCTCCTCGCGCAGCAGATCGACAATTTCGCACGCGCTTCGCTCAATAAGACTCAAATCGACGGACATGGCAGCTATCGGCTCCGAAGTGGGGATGCCCGTCAGTTTCGCATGCCGCGTGCGTTTGCACCGCCAGAACGGTCAGCTCTTGAGCCGATACCCGGTCTTGAAGATCCACGCGACGATCGCGAGAAACACCGCCAGGAACAACGCGGTCATGCCGAGGCTGACACCGACATCCACATCGGCGAGGCCATAGAAGCTCCAGCGAAATCCGCTGACCAGATAGACGATCGGATTGAACAGCGTGACGACCTTCCAGAACGGCGGCAGCATATTGACCGCATAAAAGCTTCCGCCAAGGAACGTGAGCGGCGTGATGATCAGCAGCGGCACAAGTTGCAGTTTCTCGAAGCCATCCGCCCAGATGCCGATAATGAAACCGAGCAGACTGAAGGTCACCGCGGTGAGCACCAGAAACAGAATCATCCAGAACGGATGCTGCACCTGCAGCGGCACGAACAGGCCGGCGGTGGCCAGAATGATCAGCCCGAGCAGAATCGATTTGGTGGCCGCCGCGCCCACATAACTCACGACGATCTCCAGATACGACACCGGCGCCGACAGCAATTCGTAGATCGTGCCGGTAAAGCGTGGAAAGTAAATGCCGAACGACGCGTTCGAAATGCTCTGCGACAGCAGCGACAACATGATCAGACCCGGCACGATGAACGCGCCGTAACTGATACCGTCCACCTCCTTGATACGCGAACCGATGGCCGCACCGAATACGACGAAGTAAAGCGAGGTTGAAATCACCGGCGCGATGATGCTCTGCATCAGCGTGCGCCAGGTGCGCGCCATCTCGAACTTGTAGATCGCGCGGATTGCGTAAATGTTCATTGGTTACCTCGGACCAGACTGACGAAGATGTCTTCGAGCGAGCTTTGTGTCGTATGCAGATCCTTGAAGCGGATGCCGGCGTCGTCGAGCGCTTTGAGCAGTGCGATGATGTCGGTGCGGCCGCCGTCGCCTTCATACGTGTAGATCAACTCGTTGCCGCCCTTGGCAAGATCCAGCCCATATCCGCCCAGCGCCGGGGGTACTTCGGCGAGCGGACTCTCCAGTTGCAGCGTCAACTGCTTCTTGCCGAGCTTGCGCATCAACGCGGTCTTCTCTTCCACCAGCATGATCTCGCCCGCATTGATCACGCCGATGCGGTCAGCCATTTCTTCGGCCTCGTCGATGTAGTGCGTGGTGAGAATGATCGTCACGCCGCTGGCCGTGAGCGAGCGCACCAGCTTCCACATATCGCGGCGCAACTCGACGTCGACCCCCGCCGTGGGTTCGTCGAGAAACAGCACGCGCGGCTCGTGCGAGAGCGCCTTCGCAATCAGCACGCGGCGCTTCATGCCGCCCGACAACGTAATGATCTTGCTATTGCGCTTTTCCCACAGCGACAGATCGCGCAAGACCTTTTCGACGTAAGCGGGGTTTTTCGGCTTGCCGAACAGGCCGCGGCTGAACGAGACGGTCGCCCAGACGGTTTCGAACGAGTCGGTGGTGAGCTCCTGCGGCACGAGGCCGATCAGCGAACGCGCGCCGCGGTAGTCCTCCGCAATGTCGCGGCCGTCCACCGTCACACTGCCCTCGCTCGCCTTGACGATGCCGCAGATGATGCTGATAAGGGTGGTTTTGCCCGCGCCGTTGGGGCCTAGCAAGGCGAAGATTTCTCCGCGGTTGATCGCCAGATTGATGTTTTTGAGTGCATGAAAACCCGTGGCATAGGTTTTCGACAGATTCGTGACCGAGACGATTGGCTGCATGGATTCGACGATGGCAGACACCGGTTTTTGATTGGAAGGGGGCGGTGCGAATATGCGGCCGCACCCGCAATGTAATTGAAAGTGGGAAAGCGTGCAGCATAACCCCGATAATCCGGAAAAACCGTCAGGCGGGGTCCGTCAGGGCTCGGCGCACGCGAAACTGCTGGCCAGATTCACATTGCCCTTGCCGCTATAGCGGGGAAACAGCGGATAACGGCACAACGGGCGCGAGCGTCCATTGGTGGCGGCCGCGATATCGGTGGCGGTCAGCGTTTCGGGCGATACGCCGCGCGTCACCCAGTTGTCGAGGGCGCCCAGCAGATCCACGGAGGGGATGAACACACCGCTGCCATGCTGAAAGCCCGGCACCATGTAGAGCCGCATGAATGCATCGACCTGATCGACGCCGAAACGATCGATCAACGCTTCGTAGTAGGCGATCGTCTGGTTCGGGCTGATGACTTCGTCGGCGAGGCCCTGCAGTGTGATGAGCTTGCCGCCGTGCGCGATGTAGCGTGCGAGATCGGGATTCATCGCGCCGATCGTCTGCGACAGTGCGACAAGCTGTCCGCGATACTTGCCGGGGTGGGATGGGTCGAATCCGAGCGAATCGAACGCCTCGTCGCGCGTCACGAAGTAGCGGACGTAGCCGTCGCCCTGCGCGAACAGGTAACCGTTGGCGAAGAAAGTCGGCACCGGCAAACGCTCGGGTTGATGCGCGAGCCCGAGCAGGCCGGTCAGCCGCGTGCCCTGAAAGACGTTGTAGCCGGCATAGCCGGTGACGCCCCACGCCAGCTTGTAGGGTAACGACAAGCCGTCGCGCATTAGCAGCAAGGTGGAGAGTTGCGCGTCGCTGAGGCACTCGTCGTGCGAGGGCGTTCGTCCGGCGCAGCGCAAAGAGGCGATGATTTCCGCTTCGTGTTGCCGGCAGCCGGCCACGTCGCTGACGATGCCGTCCGCCGCGCCGTCGAGCCGGTCGCACACCGCAACCGTGCGTTCATACACGTGCTCGAGCAACAACGGCGGGATGAAACCGCCGGGCGTCGCGTATTCCGCCTGGCCGAGCTTCACGCCCATCAATCGCACGCCGGAAAAATTAAGTGCGGGGGAATTGGCGATCACGCCGTCGTAGTCGTCCGGGTAGCGCTGCATCACCGTGTAGCCCTCGCGGCCGCCCGTCGAGCCGCCGGCGAAATACATCCGCTGCGGCGGCCGGCCATAGGCACGCACAACGAGCGCGAGCGCGGCGTCGTGCGTTTTCTTCAGATGCGCGTAGCCGAAATTTGTCACCGCTTCATCCACGAGGCCGAAGACCGCGAGTGACGAATTGCCCACATGCCCGGAGTCGTCGCCGAAGGTCGCATAGCCTTGCGCGAGCGGTGCGCGATCCGGTGAGAACGGCATCACGC containing:
- a CDS encoding amidase, producing the protein MSVDLSLIERSACEIVDLLREEAVSPHDLLDTLAAQAARVEPRVNALPTLCFERAHAHADALLNKPVAERGLLCGLPVPIKDLTDVAGVRTTRGSLVYRDRIPETSDAGVTLLEARGGVVYAKSNTPEFGSGGHTYNGVFGVTRNPWDLSRSAGGSSGGAAAALASGTAWVAQGSDLAGSLRTPSAFCGVVGMRPTPGRVSYGPAANPYETMSVHGPMARNVTDVALLLDAMSGELACAPLSLGDPATSFLDHARSPRRPVRVAFSEGLGIAAAEPEILAICRKAMDRLAACGVGVDESDIDLSTATQAFHTLRGISYAANYEEVLAQHRDVLNPDVIWNIEFGLRVDNPAMLAAQRTRSALFHKMNALLQRYDVLICPASIVLPFPVEARDVRDAAGRHFETYIDWLAITYALTLTGMPVIAIPCGMSASGLPVGIQIVGKPRGEAALLSAARAIEDAIGTWFAGRPQTA
- a CDS encoding tannase/feruloyl esterase family alpha/beta hydrolase, whose translation is MRARAGLVRHVNLTRGSRTLLIAVGAMLCLNAPAAFAAAKDAPLAMRCAELAGAVLPPELIAIPTAGVLIESAAMVAATAPGNQQGGEYCRITGRIKGLKATTPDIRFDLNLPRRWNGRALQIGGGGYNGVVVSGTGVMPFSPDRAPLAQGYATFGDDSGHVGNSSLAVFGLVDEAVTNFGYAHLKKTHDAALALVVRAYGRPPQRMYFAGGSTGGREGYTVMQRYPDDYDGVIANSPALNFSGVRLMGVKLGQAEYATPGGFIPPLLLEHVYERTVAVCDRLDGAADGIVSDVAGCRQHEAEIIASLRCAGRTPSHDECLSDAQLSTLLLMRDGLSLPYKLAWGVTGYAGYNVFQGTRLTGLLGLAHQPERLPVPTFFANGYLFAQGDGYVRYFVTRDEAFDSLGFDPSHPGKYRGQLVALSQTIGAMNPDLARYIAHGGKLITLQGLADEVISPNQTIAYYEALIDRFGVDQVDAFMRLYMVPGFQHGSGVFIPSVDLLGALDNWVTRGVSPETLTATDIAAATNGRSRPLCRYPLFPRYSGKGNVNLASSFACAEP
- a CDS encoding ABC transporter ATP-binding protein, whose product is MQPIVSVTNLSKTYATGFHALKNINLAINRGEIFALLGPNGAGKTTLISIICGIVKASEGSVTVDGRDIAEDYRGARSLIGLVPQELTTDSFETVWATVSFSRGLFGKPKNPAYVEKVLRDLSLWEKRNSKIITLSGGMKRRVLIAKALSHEPRVLFLDEPTAGVDVELRRDMWKLVRSLTASGVTIILTTHYIDEAEEMADRIGVINAGEIMLVEEKTALMRKLGKKQLTLQLESPLAEVPPALGGYGLDLAKGGNELIYTYEGDGGRTDIIALLKALDDAGIRFKDLHTTQSSLEDIFVSLVRGNQ
- a CDS encoding ABC transporter permease, which gives rise to MNIYAIRAIYKFEMARTWRTLMQSIIAPVISTSLYFVVFGAAIGSRIKEVDGISYGAFIVPGLIMLSLLSQSISNASFGIYFPRFTGTIYELLSAPVSYLEIVVSYVGAAATKSILLGLIILATAGLFVPLQVQHPFWMILFLVLTAVTFSLLGFIIGIWADGFEKLQLVPLLIITPLTFLGGSFYAVNMLPPFWKVVTLFNPIVYLVSGFRWSFYGLADVDVGVSLGMTALFLAVFLAIVAWIFKTGYRLKS
- a CDS encoding SDR family NAD(P)-dependent oxidoreductase, whose product is MTQPNQPYVALVTGASRGAGKGIALALAATGATVYVTGRTQREGDAPLPGTVHATAIEIDRLGGKGIALTCDHADDRQVAEVFDYIRHNSGRLDILVNNATALHDELIRPAPFWEKPLDLVDILDVGLRSAYVASWHAARLMAAQGDGLIAFTSSFGASCYMHGAAYGAQKVGVDKFAKDMAVDLKSYGVAAVSIWMGMLQTERTARVIAAHPEQYAGFSELAETPQFTGRLIDALYRDPQRQQKSGLVLVGAELAREYGITELDGRQPPSHREALGGPVQAHPAIVA
- the ribBA gene encoding bifunctional 3,4-dihydroxy-2-butanone-4-phosphate synthase/GTP cyclohydrolase II, which encodes MKLATTDEIVAELRAGRMIILVDEEDRENEGDLLIAADHVTPEAINFMARFGRGLVCLTLSAEHCARLKLPPMAEQNGTQYGTAFTVSIEAAHGVTTGISAADRAHTIRTAIQPDVRAEHLVQPGHVFPIAARQGGVLVRAGHTEAGCDLTALAGLTPAAVICEIMNDDGTMSRLPQLIEFAEHHGLKIGTIADLIHYRSTHESLVERVGERPLHTPWGPFRAIQYRDTVRQSTHLALVRGTPMPHVPVLTRVHECFSLLDLLDAEPSAHSWPLHAALQKIDAAGCGVAVLLDCDMRTDAMTGNNSMPARRDGRLSGIGSQILRDLGVRRLNVLSSPFRLPALSGHELEIMAFIPLGEADLENPHAFDRMSGAPRADVPLKPPALRSTAVLQTSAQPASYELEASS